One Thalassotalea atypica DNA window includes the following coding sequences:
- a CDS encoding sensor histidine kinase yields MQHFIEGWKNMGFKKFSLLIVIRTVLAMACIVLVTIAITAEGYHTATLLLMIVLIAQFTELVRFVSKTNAELVRFFDAARYADFSQRFDLSQVGSGFEELGNAFTEILHRLQKARTNQEQHIRHLKAIVEHVPVPLMSLANNDELTLWNNSARRLFGANPIVRLSDLAGFGQHFPEKLSNMSTGERQLIQIEIDGLQHQLSVSATEVIVAQKQEILFSLQDIKSELITAQLQAWQDLVRVLTHEIMNSITPVASLAKTAVVLVEDVQQQVIDMPTIKEELSDVTDAVQTVARRSDGLMKFVSSYRQLTRLPEPHKKAILVADLFEQVTQLAAIGWSDKNIDIKTNVTPQSLDINVDHHMLEQVLINIIKNAEHALTEAQNAEISLNAYINARGHPIIEISDNGHGMSKDVANNVFVPFFTTKRDGSGVGLALTRQIMLAHGGHVTLHTEPNHGSTFKLIF; encoded by the coding sequence GTGCAGCACTTTATCGAAGGATGGAAAAACATGGGCTTTAAGAAGTTTTCATTATTGATTGTTATTCGTACCGTTTTAGCCATGGCCTGTATTGTGTTAGTGACGATCGCCATCACAGCAGAAGGCTACCACACCGCCACCTTATTGCTGATGATTGTATTGATTGCACAGTTTACCGAATTGGTGCGTTTTGTCTCTAAAACCAACGCTGAACTGGTGCGTTTTTTTGATGCGGCTCGCTACGCTGACTTTTCTCAACGTTTTGATTTATCACAAGTCGGCTCCGGGTTTGAGGAATTAGGCAACGCCTTTACTGAGATTTTGCACCGCTTGCAAAAAGCAAGGACAAATCAGGAGCAACACATTAGGCATTTAAAGGCAATCGTTGAACACGTGCCAGTCCCTTTAATGAGCTTAGCCAATAATGATGAGCTTACTTTGTGGAATAACAGCGCTCGGCGATTATTTGGTGCAAACCCCATCGTAAGGCTATCTGATTTAGCCGGATTTGGTCAGCATTTCCCCGAAAAACTAAGCAACATGTCAACGGGTGAGCGCCAGCTGATCCAAATTGAAATAGACGGTCTGCAACATCAATTGAGTGTATCCGCCACAGAAGTAATTGTTGCCCAGAAACAAGAAATATTATTCAGTCTGCAGGATATCAAGAGTGAACTCATCACGGCTCAGCTTCAAGCCTGGCAAGACTTAGTCCGTGTACTCACCCATGAAATAATGAACAGTATCACCCCTGTCGCTTCACTGGCTAAAACGGCGGTCGTTCTAGTCGAAGATGTGCAACAGCAAGTCATCGACATGCCAACTATAAAAGAGGAATTGAGTGATGTTACTGATGCTGTTCAAACGGTCGCTCGGCGGAGCGATGGTCTGATGAAATTTGTCAGTAGCTACCGGCAACTTACACGCCTGCCTGAGCCCCATAAAAAAGCAATATTGGTCGCAGACTTATTTGAGCAAGTGACTCAACTAGCTGCAATTGGCTGGTCAGATAAAAACATTGATATTAAGACAAATGTCACGCCACAAAGTTTAGACATTAATGTCGATCATCATATGCTGGAGCAAGTATTAATAAATATTATCAAAAATGCTGAACATGCATTAACAGAGGCTCAAAACGCCGAGATCTCGCTAAACGCTTATATTAATGCGCGCGGACATCCAATTATTGAAATATCAGACAATGGCCATGGCATGAGTAAAGATGTCGCCAATAATGTTTTTGTCCCATTTTTTACCACAAAACGTGACGGCTCTGGAGTTGGCTTAGCACTTACACGCCAAATCATGCTGGCACATGGCGGTCATGTTACATTGCATACAGAGCCTAACCATGGCAGCACGTTTAAGCTGATTTTTTAG
- the rsmE gene encoding 16S rRNA (uracil(1498)-N(3))-methyltransferase yields MRNPRIYMNLPMVQGETLPLSDDAFGHAVRVLRLKTGDEITLFNGTSEEFSATLTDVGKKKANVTVNTVTVINNESPLNIHLGQGISRGDRMDFTLQKSVELGVQTITPLFTERCGVKLSGERLAKKVEQWQKIVVSACEQSGRCIVPEVKAPITIDEWLAQESSALKLNLHPKAEHSIMTLPVENKKVRLLIGPEGGLSDEEIEKASQANFTDVLLGPRILRTETAALTAITALQCRFGDL; encoded by the coding sequence ATGCGTAATCCTAGAATTTACATGAACCTCCCGATGGTTCAAGGTGAAACACTGCCTTTATCGGATGATGCCTTTGGCCATGCTGTACGCGTTTTGAGGCTTAAAACTGGTGATGAAATCACCTTGTTTAATGGCACTAGCGAAGAGTTTTCAGCGACCTTGACTGATGTTGGTAAAAAAAAGGCGAATGTCACGGTCAATACGGTAACGGTTATTAACAATGAATCTCCACTGAACATTCATTTAGGCCAAGGTATTTCTCGCGGCGACCGAATGGATTTCACCCTACAAAAATCGGTAGAATTGGGCGTTCAAACGATCACTCCATTATTCACTGAACGTTGCGGCGTAAAACTCAGTGGCGAGCGTTTGGCCAAGAAAGTTGAACAGTGGCAAAAAATAGTCGTTAGCGCCTGTGAGCAAAGTGGTCGTTGTATTGTTCCTGAAGTGAAAGCGCCGATAACGATTGATGAATGGCTAGCACAAGAGAGCTCAGCGCTGAAACTCAACCTTCACCCTAAAGCTGAACATTCAATAATGACGTTACCGGTTGAGAATAAAAAAGTACGACTTTTGATCGGCCCAGAAGGCGGATTAAGTGATGAAGAGATAGAAAAAGCATCTCAAGCAAACTTTACAGATGTTTTGCTTGGACCTCGTATATTAAGAACAGAAACAGCAGCCTTAACGGCAATTACCGCATTGCAATGTCGCTTTGGCGATCTATAG
- the gshB gene encoding glutathione synthase, with protein MTIKLGIVMDPISQVNVKKDSSMAMMLEAQSRGYEIYYMEMQDLYLEQGECRANTSRVKVFNDPAHWYELSAVQDIAVSELDVVLMRKDPPFDTEYIYATYMLERAEEAGTLIVNKPQSLRDCNEKLFTAWFADVTPKTLVTRNSHKIRDFHRTNKDVIIKPLDGMGGSSIFRIKPDDANVGVIIETLTAHGSQYAMVQEYMPEIKDGDKRILIVDGEVMPYCLARIPAQGETRGNLAAGGTGVARPLSPSDQLVAEAIAPELKKRGLIFVGLDVIGDKVTEINVTSPTCIKEIEAAYPINISGKLMDAIEVRIGKH; from the coding sequence ATGACAATTAAACTAGGTATAGTGATGGATCCTATTTCACAAGTGAACGTGAAAAAAGATTCTTCCATGGCGATGATGCTTGAAGCACAATCACGTGGTTACGAAATTTACTACATGGAAATGCAAGATTTATATCTTGAGCAAGGTGAATGTAGAGCCAATACTAGCCGGGTTAAAGTCTTTAATGATCCAGCACATTGGTATGAACTGTCAGCAGTTCAAGACATTGCAGTGAGTGAACTTGACGTTGTGTTGATGCGAAAAGATCCTCCGTTTGATACAGAATATATCTACGCGACTTATATGTTAGAACGCGCAGAAGAAGCAGGAACATTAATCGTCAACAAGCCGCAAAGCTTAAGAGACTGCAATGAAAAACTATTCACTGCCTGGTTTGCCGATGTGACGCCAAAAACACTCGTCACTAGAAACAGTCACAAGATTCGAGACTTCCACCGTACAAACAAAGATGTAATCATCAAACCACTCGATGGTATGGGCGGCTCATCCATTTTCAGAATTAAGCCTGATGACGCCAATGTCGGGGTAATTATTGAAACCTTAACAGCACATGGCAGCCAATATGCTATGGTTCAAGAGTACATGCCTGAAATTAAAGACGGTGATAAACGTATTTTGATTGTAGATGGTGAAGTGATGCCCTATTGTCTCGCACGGATCCCCGCTCAAGGAGAAACTCGTGGAAACTTGGCTGCTGGTGGAACTGGCGTAGCAAGACCACTATCACCCAGTGATCAGCTAGTTGCTGAAGCAATTGCACCTGAACTTAAAAAGCGTGGATTAATTTTTGTAGGTCTTGATGTTATCGGCGATAAAGTCACTGAAATCAACGTCACGAGCCCAACATGTATTAAAGAAATTGAAGCGGCTTACCCAATAAACATCAGTGGAAAATTGATGGACGCCATTGAAGTTCGCATAGGCAAACACTAG
- a CDS encoding YqgE/AlgH family protein — MESLENQFLIAMPAMGDPYFHKTVTYICEHNDEGAMGLIINLPVSITLNELLVQIDEEKENHPTLEQLVLTGGPVSPQRGFVLHSPQDCWSSSMSLSDEVMITTSKDILLALGTEQAPEKYVVTLGYAGWGPGQLEQEIIDNSWLTVPADNNIMFCTPVEQRWQKATEKLGIDLAHLSTDVGHA, encoded by the coding sequence ATGGAAAGTTTAGAGAATCAATTCTTAATTGCAATGCCCGCCATGGGAGACCCGTATTTTCACAAAACGGTGACCTATATTTGTGAGCATAATGATGAAGGTGCCATGGGATTGATCATCAACCTTCCTGTCAGCATAACGCTGAACGAATTACTCGTCCAAATAGACGAAGAGAAGGAAAATCATCCAACTCTTGAGCAATTGGTGTTAACTGGCGGACCTGTTTCACCTCAACGTGGTTTCGTGCTTCACAGCCCGCAAGATTGTTGGTCAAGCTCAATGTCACTTAGTGATGAAGTAATGATCACCACATCAAAAGATATTTTGTTGGCCTTAGGGACCGAACAAGCTCCCGAGAAATATGTTGTCACATTAGGTTACGCTGGATGGGGGCCAGGGCAGTTAGAGCAAGAGATCATTGATAACTCTTGGCTGACGGTGCCTGCTGACAATAACATCATGTTCTGTACGCCGGTTGAGCAGCGATGGCAAAAAGCGACAGAAAAACTAGGCATTGATTTAGCTCATTTATCAACAGATGTAGGGCATGCTTAG
- the ruvX gene encoding Holliday junction resolvase RuvX has product MAKIKAEQGQRTIVGFDFGKKYIGVAVGQELTGSATPLGSVKAKDGIPDWPSLEKFINEWQPHLIVVGLPLNMDGTEQQLTLDAKKFGNRVFGRFGIPLEFQDERLTTADAKAQLFSRGGYKNLKKDNIDAESARLIIESFLEHQYGE; this is encoded by the coding sequence GTGGCAAAAATTAAAGCAGAACAAGGACAACGAACCATCGTTGGCTTTGACTTTGGCAAAAAGTACATCGGCGTTGCAGTAGGCCAAGAGCTAACTGGTAGCGCAACCCCTCTTGGTTCAGTAAAAGCCAAAGACGGTATTCCTGATTGGCCATCATTGGAAAAATTTATCAATGAGTGGCAACCACATTTAATTGTTGTTGGTCTACCGCTTAATATGGATGGCACCGAGCAACAATTAACTTTGGATGCAAAGAAGTTTGGCAACCGAGTGTTTGGCCGCTTCGGCATACCGCTTGAATTTCAAGACGAACGTTTAACTACTGCTGATGCCAAAGCTCAGCTTTTTTCACGTGGTGGTTATAAAAACTTAAAGAAAGATAATATTGATGCGGAATCGGCGCGTTTAATTATCGAGAGTTTCCTTGAACATCAATACGGCGAATAA